CGAGTGGGGAACCGTGACACGTATGCCCCGTCGTTTGCAGGTGGTCTGTGACCAAAGAGGTTTATATCACTGGTTACGAGGTGAAGTGAATTTCCCTGATTTTTCCTCTGTACATTCTCGAATTCGCTACTTAATCTGCAGTTACCATGACTCGTTTGACTTTTTGAAATGGGAATGTGAATATCTAAGAAGTTATATGTCACTGCACAAGCACACGGGCAGCCGAGACTGAGGACCAGCTTAGTGTCTGCTGTGATTCACGTCGATGTTGTGGTTTGTGAAAAGGCACCAAAGTTAGGTCTGGTTTCATTGTGTGGGTTGCTTTGATGCCTGTGGGCAGGTCTTGTTGGATGCCTTTGCACAGCTCAGCTGCCACATGAAATGAAGGAAGGGAGTCACGATAGTGCAAAGAAATATCAATATTTCCGTTTCTGTGGCTTTTTGCTGGATTCTCGTGCTGTGGATACGTTTGTTTGTAGACATTGATACTGGTGTCGAGTGGCGGCACAGTATCTCTGAATAAAAAATCCACCATTCCCCCTCCACTTGCCCTTTACCCCCATCCCCCCACTCCCGTCGTGGTGTGGCGATAACTTTTCCCCCCACCATCGCTTAACTTATTGAAAAGGGCAGGTACAGGCTCTAAGAGAAGAGGTGAGCTTAAGCTACCGCTTCTGTTTGACATGAGAAGAGGGGGAATGGActagcaaaagaaaatatactCAAGTGGCGAAACGGTGTTTGTGGAACCATGTTGGTGAGCACCCCCTATGCATGGAtgaagggggggaaaaaattacATCCCTCATTTTACTGCGTTTTTGCTTGTAGCTCGTGCATGACCCCTGTGAAAAACAAATGTAAAGTGTCCAGAGTTGGATATACGATGAGTGGCCTGTACTTAGTCCTTAGTTTTGCTTACGTCACTTTCTGCATTCTCCGTTTAagcttctttcctctttctctcgtGGTGTCGGAAGGCGGTTGCCTCCTTAATCGTCAGGAGGGCAACGTGGTGCGTGGAGTCCTGCCGCGGTGTGTAGGTTTTTGAGCTGTAGGAATATCCCGTCATGCCAGTTGAGCagttggaagaggaaaataagacTCTCAGAACGAAGGTTCGGGTGCTGGAGGAGGAACTCAAGCACCGCAATGCCGAATGCGTTAGGCTGAGGGATGAGCTGCAGTTGCTATCGGGGGTGATGCGGGAAAATGACAGTCAACGCCAATTGATCGATACGTTGCGAGAGGAGCTTGAATTCTCCCGAAAGAGCCATGCGGAGGCGGTAGAGGCGCTTAACGTGGGGGAGAAGCAAAGGAGAAATGAAGAACACAGACAGCGCATGGCGAGGGTGCAGTTGCAGCTTTCTACCAGTGGGATGGATGTAAAGACGGGTACTTCATCACAAGCGGGGGGTGCGGTGTTACCGGTTGTGACCGGAGGTGTGGTACCGACGTCAAGCGGTGTAGAGATCATATGCAAGAGTTCAAACATCTCTTCCCTTGGGTTCGCGCCGGTGCAGCGACCCCCAGATTTTGCTGGCAGTGCTTATGGGCAATTTTACAGAGGTGTTGCTAATAGTGCTGACCtggtggaagaggaggacGAGGTTTCACGGCTTATGGCAATGGCGAAGGACGGGGCAATGCTGGACATTAAGCATGCTGAGGTTACCGATGGTGAGGAAAATGAGCTTCTGGAGCGTTACAAGGCGTTAAAGCTGTGGAAACCTAACTAGGTGCATCGGTGTCCTTCAGTGGTAATGTGAGTGTGTGGGGATGTGGATATCGTCCGGTGGTACAAATTTGTTGATTTTTTCAGTGTGCTTATTGATGCGTTGCATACTTTCAGTTCATATTAATTGTGTTGATATTGTGCCAGCACTTTTGTGCAAGTTGGTGTCATGATCGAGTCCGCCAACAGTTTTTGTTTCGGTCATTTTAATTGCCAGCAAGTGCGCGCGTCGACGGAATGCAACGGAGGGAGCTGTCCAACTAACGAAAAGAATTTTCAGTGTGGAATATCGAAAAGTTTTGTTTCGATAATGATTGAATGTTGGTAGCACAAGCGCTATGGCGCCTCCacctcactttttttttcaacccgTGTACACCAATTTCGGCCTTACTCTCCCACTTTTTAAACATGTGACGTGTATGCGCTTCGCTAGTTCTTCAGGGTAACAAACTCTCTAAGGGAGAATAGGGAATaacgaaggaaggaagaaggcaGAAGAAGTGATTTACGTAGACGAAAGCGGgtgaaagcaaaggaaaaaagcaagggCTGAGGCACAAACgcgagaaaaagagagggggttTTCTTTCGAAGTTGGGAAAAGGGTGATCGTCAGGTAGGGTGATATAAAGGAGCGTTGCATTTAGCAAAGAATAACGCCCGGTTGCGATAAGTCGTAGAGTGCCACACATCTGACGAACGGTAACCTTTCCCTCGCAGATATAAGGGCACGCACTCACCTGTTCCTTTTAACTCCTCTGGGCGGCCGTCATATAGCGGAAACTTCTGAGTTGATTGTCGTCTCAGAACTTTGTGTAACTCTTTCTTACCGTTGCGTAAAATGAGTTCAACCAAAGAGCCGCTACACATGTTCTCCTTAGGCGTAACGGAGCGCTCATGggacgatgatgatggaaATGCGCAGCATCAGCAGCGTCAACAACCGATGCCGCTTAAGATAGGATCTGAGCAGGGTGGTGGCGTTTACAACAGTAACGTTGCACAGCTTCAGGCCCATGGGCGGTCCGACTTTGGCGCCACGGGTGAAATTCTGGGGTCGTCATCCTACCCGTCCAATACGCCACCACCAGGGACGGGTTCCAATGCAATGGGGTGGGTGCGTTACACTGCGATGGACTTTGAGCTTCTACTCCACGAGGGAAAACAACCTACGGATGATATGCGCCGTTCGCAGGTCTACGCTAAGTGGTACCAGACGAAAAGGTTAACTGATGATCGCGTTCTCCCGCCCCTGACAAATCCTCGCTATGACGCGAAGGGCGATGCGGAGGCCCCGTGGGATCCTGTGGTCCCCATGCGTATTCAAGGCCAGCAAAGCGTCGCCGGAGGCGGCGGCTCAGAGTTGGTAGGAAAAGGGGGTATTCGTATGGAGCTAGATACCAAAAACCTTCAGCAGGCACATGAGCAGCAAACGTTCAACCCGTACGCGATGTGCTTTCAACAGCAAGACGACAATATAATGAGTCCAGGAACGCAGTTCTTTGGCGCCTATGCACCGACGCCGCTAGCAAcgatggcaacaccaaatacaCTGCGTGCCTACGCTCACTCTCGTATGGGCACACAGGTtcgcaacaataacaacgttAACCGCGGGGAAATTACACAAATCATGGCACCTGTGGCGGGGCAAACGCTTTACAACTCGGACTGGAATGCGACTGGCGACTTCACAGCAGCTCAAGGCATGGTGCCGAATGTCTGTCAGCAATATTACACTCAAGAACAAATGAACACCTTTGATTATTATGCCGACCCGACGGTAGTTAATTACTACAATacggcaaccaccaatgTGACTGACCACACGCAGATGCAGCCAGCCATAATGGCCATCGCCCCTACGGGGGATATGGGTGCATTACGTGGTCCTGCTGGTAGCGCTGGTCCAATGGCTGGTCCGAGTGGAGGCGCTACTCGAGGTGGTAGACGTAGCGGTGGTAGGGGACGTGGAGGTAACAGCGGCAAATGGGGTTCAGGCGCGGCGAGAGGTCGTGGCACAGCCCCTCGTGAGTCGACGCAGCCGTGCTCCGAGTTGTTGGAACATTTCCGCACTGACGCGGCGAGTGGTGGAGTAAGCCAGTGGCGCATTGCTCATATTCTTAACCACGCCGTGGAGTTTGCGCAAGATCAAGAGGGTAGTCGCTTTATTCAGCGTGCAGTGGAGAGCGCCACTCATGATGAGGTGGACGCTCTCTTCCGCGAGATTTTCGAGTCTCCCCTCGAACTGGTAGTTGACGTCTTCGGTAATTATGTACTGCAGAAGCTTCTTGAGGTGGGAAATGCGCGCCAACTTGCCTACGCTGCCACGCGCTTACAGAACAATGTTGTCAATCTCACCCTTCAAACATATGGGTGCCGTGTGATCCAAAAGTGCATTGAGGTGATGCCCCCCGAAGGCCTCGATATTATTCTCTCTGAACTTAGGGGCAATGTAGCGAAATGCATTCAGGACCAGAACGGAAACCACGTGGTGCAGAAATGCGTGGAGGTTATTCCGCAACGTTGCGGCTTTATTGTCTCGGCGTTCTCTGGACGGGTGATGGAGTTGGCCACCCATGCGTACGGTTGCCGCGTTATTCAGTGCATTATGGATCATTGCCCCGACCAGGAGGAAGCCATTTTTTCGGAGTTGCTTGATTGCGTAGGTACTTTGGCCACAGACCAATACGGTAACTATGTCATTCAACATGTGCTGCAGCACATGAAAGATGATGAAAAGGTGGGACGCATCTTCGACGCCTTGAAGGGGAACTTCTACGAATCCAGCAAGCAGAAATTTGCATCTAATGTAATGGAGAAACTATTTGTGCGTGCTGACCCTCAGCAGCGTATGGAACTTGTCAACATGATGTGCTCACCTATAGGAGATGACAGTGGTGAACCTGTTGAGGTGTTGTCCTTTAAGCGTTCGTCCGCtcccaaaaaggaaaatgttgAGAAGCAGCGCAACGAGTACGCCAAAAAGGGCCGTCGCGACAGAGAACGCGATCGCGAGAAGGAGAACTCTCTTGGACTTGTGGTTGAAGTGCAGTTGGCGGGAAGAGAGCCTCCCAGCATGCTTTGCCTTATGATGCAGAATCCTTTCGCTAATTACGTTGCCCAACGCGTACTTGACGCCGCTCACGTTGATCAGTACGTTTGCCTCATCGATAATATTCAAAAGTTCCTGTTGCCCATCAGCACCTACACATATGGTGCCCCAATCGTGCAGCGTTTGGTCCGACGCGAGTTAGTAAAGGCTCCCGACGACGTTTCGCTAAATCTCGCAGTGAGTGCTGTTTCTGCAGGGGGAAGGGGCAGTTATGGGCACCACCGCAGGGAAGCGCGCGAGCACTTCGATGCCgagtgaaaaaataaaataaaatagttgATAGGAGTTGTTGGACAGTCTGAGtaaatggaggaaaagagaaaagagaaaaggggaataGTGGGTGGTGTGTGACGAAATGTAGAGATGCATCACCGCAGTGAGAGTGACGTCGAATTGGCGTCCAATTTCCATATGAGGTCACGACGTTCCTCACAAGcatgaataaaatgaaatgaagaaggaaatttttttttttttaaaaaagaaaaatcaaaaccAATATcaattaataaataaatatattgtgTCCCCTCCATTTCCCTTGGTTGTCtgctctttgttgttttttttcttcattttactattcattttatttctctccATCATGTCACATAATCCCTCAAGCTGTGACccagaggagggaaatgaatatcaagaggaaaagatatTATATTTCAACATGTTTTGATGTAGAGAAGGATTGCACGTGTGCGTACACTTGAAGGCgtttgaaggaaagggagaagaaagagggaggggagaaggaattgtgatggaaagaaagagaaaaaaaaaagaaaaaaagaaaaaaaaggggggaaaaaagagtaaaggaaGAGCAAAACTAAGACatgcaagaaaaaataatattaaatgaagaaagaagaaacgaaaaaaaaaatcatattGAATAATTGAGAGGGAatgattgttgttgttgttgttttttttttttgctccctctTGTATTttgtaaagaaagaaaagaaaaagatacgCGTAcatccccttttctcttcattttctttttttcttttttttttcccccttttgtctCCTTTCCTACGTGAAGATTAATGCAAAAAagatattttgttgtttttttcaccttttatCCCTCCTGAACTCTCGTTACTTCTGTTATATTTTTACGATTTATTACTTCTCACTAGTGTTTTGgatgttggtgttggttgagtgttctttgtgttttgtttttgttttttattattttgtttcggattcttatttgtttgttttattttcaatttttttttgttgtgattTAGCGTAGTGACGAGTGAATGGGACGAGAAGAAATACGATAGTGAATAGGAGagtttttgttcgtttgttttttgtttttgtttttgtgaaaaagagaagtaaagaaggaggaaCCGAGCGGAGAAAAAATGGTGGGATGAAAGacaaaggaataaaaaataaaaaaataggagtgatgacgatgactatgatgatgatgaatggTAGAGAGAATAAATTTTATTATGTTGAGGAGTGTAGTGAAAAGGTGACAAAGAATttttgaaaaggaagagattttgcaggtggaaaaaagggagacgtTTAGTttgaaaatgaaagtaaATTGGCTGAATGGGGAGagggatttttttaaaaaaaaaattagtaataataataataaaatcaGCGAATAGACGAGTGGAATGGcaaaataacaatatcaacaacaacagattaaaaggaaggaaaaaaaaaaatagaacagagtaaaagtaaaaaatgcCAACAGAGCACTACTACCACCGAAAtcaagaacaaaacaaatcaatacagaaaaaaaaaatacggaaGAAAGACGATGAGAAACGAGGGAAttcagaaaaagaaaaaaaaataagagagatAAGGAAGGGGGAGCGCACGAAGATGTGAATGAGTGACAAAGCAAATATAACCAAAAgcagttattattattattatttgttattgttattgttgttattgttagtAGACAAGAAGGATGAGTGATAACGACGTACCCATTTTTGtctgtgtttatgtttgtgcttgtgtgtttttttttccctgtgATTTGCGaagaatataaatatataaatatatataagtatatataaataaatatatataaatatttacttATACAATATGTGTTCGTCTGtgatgtttttgtgtgtgtgtctatgAGCTGCGAAAAGAATGATGAATGaaaatttatttcttttaaacACTATGTTTGAAGGAAGTAAAGGCTATAGATTGTTTGACATCGGTGGTGTGAAAGGggacaaaaaagcaaagagaggtcagctttttgtgtttcatttgttttcttttttctcctttttctcctttttttctttttttcttttttttaaaatcacCATTGAGGTGAACAGGTAGAGGTGTTGTAGAGATATGAAAGTGGATATAACGACGCAGAGCGTGGCGTagacaaaaattaaaaaaaattaaaattaatgcagaagaaaggaggaaaaggtgtgtgtggCGGATCTGGAAGGGGAagtgacgaaaaaaaaaaatgaaagtgagAAGCATTCACTAtctccattttttcctctttattttgttgtgcccgggaatttcttttttttttttcttattggaCCTTTAGGGAGGACGTTGATGCGTTCTTCTCCAATTTTTGTCttacttcttttattttattttattttatttcttgtttgtagtgctgtgctttttcttcgtcttctctttgtctgtttttctttttctttttttgttttcatgtgctgtttgtgccccttcttacatttttttttctacacGCAAATCCATTTGATGGACTTGCTTCTGTGGAGCTGGGGAATCTCAGTTTCGAAAtatacaataataataatattattattattacattaatataaatattattattagtggTAATATTTATTGTAGTGTTCgtatctttccttttctccttccattccattccattccattcccttttctttttcttctcccttctcccttttccctctcctttctttccttccttatgttctttttctttttccttctgattttcctcattttacATGTTGACCTTCCGTTGCAGAGGAGTATTTATTAtgcttgtgtgtatgtgaggggggaaaaaaagaagtgaaaagaaatGTGAAGGTGAAGGCCGAGTGGGATGCATCGGGACGATTGTTATATTTGCTtcattatatattatatattatatatatatatatatattattattattattattaccattattgttaatattaatattattattactactactattactatttgcccgctccttctcttctcttctcttctttaatTAATTTACATTTACTCTTCTCCATTCCCCACCCTAACTTTTTTTGGGCGTCGTTGCGTCTCCTCTGTGCCCCCGATGCCTAAGGttgctttttgtatttatttcgctgttgtgttttcttgtttgttcttgCGCACGTGTTGGAATGTACATGATTTTCTAAAttaagagagagagaaagaggaaaaacgaaATATTCGCAAATgattatatattaatatatatatatatatatataaatatgtgcatgtatatgttttttttttggttctatCTACGTGTGTTCGCgtctgtgtttgtgtttgtctgtttgtgtttctttctctACGAGGAAAGGCAGTAACTGAAAGGAATGCGTGTAGGATACCTGGGGAAATGGAGGAGAGggattttgtgtttgttcgCCTGTGTGGaggaatgaataaaaaattctttttttttttaaaaaaaagaaaggcgacgcaaaaagaagagggacgGTCGtgggagaggaaaagagtTATATGAAGTGGGTCATTTAAAAggagcaaaaagaagaaaaaaaattaaggaaaacaaatcaaaacgaattaaaaaaacaacaacaacaacagggtaAATGGatgaaaggggaggggggaaaaaaaagggggagaggagTAAAGGAGCGAAACGGGAGAAGGGGATCGGTAGAAGAATGACaggaatatatattttatatattatttagcTGTGGAGAAATTGAAGTTTAGGGgtgatgaaatgaaaaatgggAATTagtgcgtatatatatatatgtgtgtgtgtgtgtgcgcgcgtATGTATGGCTATTGTGCAGTACATTTACGAGTTATTTAAACATATGTATCCATCAGGAATAATTGAACATGAAGacaaacaaccaaacaaGCAAATGAAACGGAATAGATAAATGAGAAGCAGAAGGTGAACATGATGGAGttttgagtgtgtgtgtgtgtgagtgtgtgcatttGGTGGTGTAAGAGtaggaggagggaagtgagGCGTTAGTATaatgaggaaaaagatgagaaagcattttcttcttttcttcttctgaaaaaaataaaaaggagaagagggggaatGTCAACTGGGAAGGGAAGACAAGGCAAAGTGCGAATCCTTCCCCGCATGCCTGTTttattctttccttttcttttgttttttagcaattgctgctgctgagggcccactgtttttgtttattccttTTGTTATACGCCCTtcatcttctcttttgtttctctttccctccttcttcaccttcacccttgttttttttctttttctatttcattcactttccttcttctatCAGTCACCATATATACACGTGTGAGTTTGTTAGCGGTACCGTCTTGTTACTACTTTTATTtggctgctttttttgttttcactttgtttttctgtggCATTGAACACCATTGTCAAAACCTGCCTCCAGTGAtgttcattcattcattcattcaactattttatttgattttatttttgcgcatGTGTACTCCTGCCATCTTTCCATCCATTCCAGTCATCCTGCGTAGTTGAACTTTCCCctcgttccttttttttttctatttttttgtaaaatatTTACATTAGTTATAAAAGTGTTGATATGTCCATTGTAGCGCACTCGTAACACCTTCCGTGCATTCAGCATTTGCCCATACATTTTAATTTGCTTATcaatatatgaatatataaatatataaatatatatatatttatgtgcatTGATAATTGCACGCGTTGGGAGAAGGAAATGCGGGGCACGTGGTGGCAACGGCAAATGATTTCGCAAGGATTGACAGCAGATATTTGTGTAAtgtcccccccccaaaaaaaaataatagtaataaataaataacaaaaaacagaaagaaaaaaagaacaacaacaaaaagaaacaaaaccggGTGTAGAAAAatgtacacacacaaaaaaaaaagaaaagagattaTGAATTAAAGGCGTGCAGGAAATTCTTTGTAAAGAACTTTTAGTTTCACTCTGCTCTCTTTTATCTCCTTACTGCTCTGAACaccattattttttatttttattacttcGTTTTCTTGCATCTACATAAGGGatcagaaaagggaggaaggaaggaaggaaggaaaagaaaaaaggagacaaaaaccaaagaaagaactcaaataattttttttttaaaaaaaagaagaaaggaaggaaggaagaaaatgcttTCAAGACAATTAGTAACGAGGTGCGGCATGGGCATACGACCAGCACTTATCAACCAGGTTTCCATGGGATGTGGAGGTGTTTGCTTCACGGGTTTACGCTGTGAGAAACGCGGGGTTTCTCAAATTGCTGCCAACCTCGCAACTCACGCGCTTCAGGTGCCATCATGCTTTTCACTCAGCACACTTTTGTATTCACCATTGGGTACTGCCATGCTCATTGTGTTGGCATATAATATGGTGGTAGTTGGAACCAAACAAATGACATATATCATGGAAATTACAGGTAAGGATTATGTGCAGGATCAGCAACTGCATCAAATTATGAAGTATGGCATCCTGAGTTGCTTACTTCTTGCGATGGAGGTGCTTTTTGTGGAGGTGTGAAGTATAAT
The genomic region above belongs to Trypanosoma brucei brucei TREU927 chromosome 10, whole genome shotgun sequence and contains:
- a CDS encoding pumilio RNA-binding protein, translating into MSSTKEPLHMFSLGVTERSWDDDDGNAQHQQRQQPMPLKIGSEQGGGVYNSNVAQLQAHGRSDFGATGEILGSSSYPSNTPPPGTGSNAMGWVRYTAMDFELLLHEGKQPTDDMRRSQVYAKWYQTKRLTDDRVLPPLTNPRYDAKGDAEAPWDPVVPMRIQGQQSVAGGGGSELVGKGGIRMELDTKNLQQAHEQQTFNPYAMCFQQQDDNIMSPGTQFFGAYAPTPLATMATPNTLRAYAHSRMGTQVRNNNNVNRGEITQIMAPVAGQTLYNSDWNATGDFTAAQGMVPNVCQQYYTQEQMNTFDYYADPTVVNYYNTATTNVTDHTQMQPAIMAIAPTGDMGALRGPAGSAGPMAGPSGGATRGGRRSGGRGRGGNSGKWGSGAARGRGTAPRESTQPCSELLEHFRTDAASGGVSQWRIAHILNHAVEFAQDQEGSRFIQRAVESATHDEVDALFREIFESPLELVVDVFGNYVLQKLLEVGNARQLAYAATRLQNNVVNLTLQTYGCRVIQKCIEVMPPEGLDIILSELRGNVAKCIQDQNGNHVVQKCVEVIPQRCGFIVSAFSGRVMELATHAYGCRVIQCIMDHCPDQEEAIFSELLDCVGTLATDQYGNYVIQHVLQHMKDDEKVGRIFDALKGNFYESSKQKFASNVMEKLFVRADPQQRMELVNMMCSPIGDDSGEPVEVLSFKRSSAPKKENVEKQRNEYAKKGRRDRERDREKENSLGLVVEVQLAGREPPSMLCLMMQNPFANYVAQRVLDAAHVDQYVCLIDNIQKFLLPISTYTYGAPIVQRLVRRELVKAPDDVSLNLAVSAVSAGGRGSYGHHRREAREHFDAE